Genomic DNA from Candidatus Edwardsbacteria bacterium:
CTCGCCCATCTATCCGATATGGGAGATGCTGGGAATGGAAGAGACGGCCTGCAAGAACCTGCCCTGGGGCAATAATATGTATCCGGTTACAGGCCTGGTGCGGGTGGGGTCCCCCGGCACTACCACCATGTATGCCGGGGGCGGCTCCGGGCTGCAGCATGACGGCATCCTGTGGGTCCTGGGAAACCTGCATTCCGCCTCAAACATATCGTTCAAGGGCTTGATCTACATCGAGGGCAATTATCAGTCCGGCGGCACCACCTGGGTGCTGGGGGGTATCGTGGTGCAGGGCGCCACCCAGACCTCCATCACCGGCAGCATCGATGTGCTCTATTCCAGCCAGACCTTGGCCCGGGTGTCCCGGCTGGCCAATGCCGCCGGGATGGTGGTGCTTAGCCAACGTGAGGTTGACCAAAAATTTTAAACAGCTTCCTCAAAAAAGGTGATTTCCAGCTTGCTGGAAGTCGCCTTTTTTATTTGACTTTTATTTGATAGTGTCTTATACTTAACAAGTTAGTTTTAGTGTAACTTACGAAACCAGTCGCGGTGAAAACGTTTTGATTGCCAACTTTAATATTTTATGATTTTTGTGGCCTGCCTATGCCGTCCGCTTACGCTTTATATTATGGCTTCCGCGAGTGCCATAGCTTTAGCGGAGGCACTAACTACGCTTGGCATAAAAGCACGGCTTCGTGCAGGCAGGCCGATCAAGGAAATGATTATGCAAGTATCAAGTATATAGATGAAAAATTCCATCACCGGCGGCTGGCATTGGCCGGCCAAAATGTTCTGCTATAAAAAGCCCATAGAAAATTCCGACCGGCCGGATTTTCTGACCATACCCCTGTGGCGGGGCGGCAAGGCCTCGGTTTTCCCCGGGGACTGGGTCCATGCCTACGATGCCATCGGCTATAATTCAAAGGGCCTTCCGGTTTATGCCCCGCTGGCCGGGCAGGTGGAGAGAGTGGAGGACTTTCTCGATCTGGTGGCCCGGCCCAAGAATTTTGATTTCCCCCGGCTGACGATTTATCTGCAGGTGTCGGAGGCCCAGCATCAGCCGAATGTTGTGCTGGAGCCGTTTCCCAATTACTGGGAGAAGACACGGGGCGATCTGGGCCATCGGATATGGGAGGCCGGGATCAGGGATCTGCAGGAACCGCCGGATATAGGCCTACTGATATTCAACGGCCTGAGCCTGGAGCCGCCGGTATCAGGCAATATCCGCCTGTTGCGGGAGGTCCCGGAGAAACTGATAGAGGGAATGCGGGTCCTGATGCAGGTTCACCGTTCGGTGCGGGGGAGGGTGGTCATTTCCTCCGACATGCCGGATCTGATAGAGCGGATGAAGGTGCTGTTGACCAGCGCGGTGAATATATCGGTGGATATCGTGGAGCCCAAATATCCCCAGGGTCATATGAGCCTGCTGAAGGATAATTTCCCCGGATCCGCCAGCTCCCGGGTCTACGGCCTGGAGGAGGTGTGGAACATCCGGCAGGCGGTGATCGAGGGATTGCCGATGGTCTCCAAACTGTGCACCGTCTGGGACCAGACCTCCGGGCAGTCGGCCAATGTCCGCCTACCGCTGGGTATAAACATGGAGCAGATATTCAAGCGCGACCTGTCGCGCTACCGCAAGATCAAGCTGATCCTGGGCGGGCTGATGACCGGGCAGAGCTATTACAGCCCGAAGATGCCGGTGACCCCGGACACCGACGGGGTGATCATGATGAAGGACGACGTTTCCTGGGAGAACAACCTATGCAGCAACTGCGGGGAATGCTCCAACATCTGCCCCCGGAACCTAAGCCCCCACTGTCTCTATGCCGCGGTCGGCAGCGGCGAAAGGAACAAATATTCCGCCCTGGGCCTGGGGACATGCCTGGAGTGCGGGCTGTGCAGCTTCGTCTGCCCGTCGCGAATTCATCTGCTGCATCAGATCAAGGTAGGCAAAACGATGATGAAGGGCAGTTGACGCGGCAGTGTCTCTCGGGGAGGGTTATCCAGGCTTGGATTCCCGTCGGAGTTTATCCCGCACCGTGATGCGGGACGGGAATGACACGTTGCGATATTTATTCGTCGGAGCTATAACCAAAAGGAACTGATTTTGATGTTCAACGTATCGTTGTGGCCCCATATTCGTACCCGCTTTGACTGGAAACAGCTGGGCTTCCGCAGATTCATTGCCCTGCTGCCGCTGGCCGGCTTCGGCCTCTACCTTTGGGGATGGGGCTTGGCATCATCGCTGTTGTTGTCCCTGTTCCTGGGGTTGGTCTGGCACATCTATGCTTTAAAAAAAGGCCGCCGGAAAAGAACGGATTTTTGGTTCGTCAATGATGCCATCCTGATAAACCTTATGATGCCGGCAGGCATCGGCTGCTTGATCCCGGCCGGACTGACGGTGGTCTGCGGGATGCTGCGAACCTACGTCAGGGATCGGGAGTACGCCTATCCCCTGAACTTTCCCCTGGTGCTGGCGCTGCTGGTCCTGGCGGCGGGCAATTATTTCGGCGGGGAAACAAGCCTAAACAACTTCATCGGGCGGGGGGCCGTTTTTAGCGGCCGGTTGTATTTCCTTTCCGGGTGGCTGCCGGTAGGGCTGACGGTTCTGTTCTCGTTTTTATTCCTCAACCGGCTTTACAAATGGAGAATATTGCTGGCCGGTCTGTTGATGCCCCTGACCTTTCTTTATCTGCAATACCGGGCTTACGGGGGGCTGGAAATATTCCAATTGTCATGGATGGTCAACCTTTTTCTGTTTTCGCTGGGGGTGCTGGGCGCCGACCATATGTCAACCCCGGCCAGGCACTGGGGGCAGTATTGGTACGGAATGCTCTGCGGCATCCTGATATTCCTGTTCTCTTTAAAGGGGCTGATGCTGGAGGGGATTCTGTTCGCTCCGGTCATTGCCGGACTGGCCACGCCCCTGCTGGACAAGCTGGGCGGGGTGGCTTTGCGCCCGGCCGAAACATTCAACCTGCCAGGAGATTCCGGGGTTTGACCAACCCAAAACGATATGCTAAAATAAATTAAAATAGGTTAAACCTATTATTTTGAGAGGAGTATGAAAATGGCAGAGGGCGAAAAAGCAAAAGCCTTGGATCTGGCAGTATCGCAGATCGAAAAACAGTTCGGCAAGGGCGCCATAATGAAATGGGGCAGCCGCGACGCCGGGGTCAATGTGGAGGTGATATCCACCGGCTCCATATCGCTGGACTATGCCCTGGGGGTGGGCGGCGTGCCCCGCGGCAGGGTGGTGGAGATATACGGCCCGGAGGCCTCGGGCAAGACCACCCTGGCCCTGTCCATAGTGGCCCAGGCCCAGAAGAATGGCGGCACCGCCGCCTATATAGACGCCGAGCATGCCCTGGATTCCAAATACGCCCGGGCCATGGGGGTGGACGTGGACAATCTGCTGATCTCCCAGCCGGACACCGGCGAGGACGCTTTGGAGATCACCGAGACCCTGGTCCGCAGCAACGCCATGGATGTGATCGTGATCGATTCGGTGGCGGCCCTGGTGCCCAAGGCCGAGATCGAGGGGGACATGGGCGATTCCCACATGGGCCTGCAGGCCCGGCTGATGTCCCAGGCCCTGCGCAAACTGACGGCGGTGGCCAACCGCTCCAAGACCTGCATCGTATTCATCAACCAGATCCGGATGAAGATCGGGGTGATGTTCGGCAACCCCGAGACCACCCCGGGCGGCCTGGCCCTGAAATTTCATTCCTCGGTCAGGATGGACATCCGCCGGATAGAGACCATCAAGCAGGGCGACCAGATGATCGGCAACCGGGTGAGGGTAAAGGTGGTCAAGAACAAGATGGCGCCGCCCTTCCGGAACACTGAATTCGAGATCATCTTTGGAGAGGGCATCTCCTACGCCGGAGACCTGATGGACCTGGCGGTGGAGAACAACGTCATCGAGAAAGCCGGGGCCTGGTTCTCCTACCAGGGCGAACGGCTGGGGCAGGGCCGGGACAACATCAAGACCATGCTCAAGCAGAATCCCGATCTGTTGCAGAAGATAGAGATCGAACTTAAGGCCAAGCTCAATCAGCCGGCCGGGCAGAAGACAGAAGATAAGGACCCGGAGAAAGAGGAGAAGGAAGAGCCCAAGAAGCGGGGGCGGAAATAAATCGTACGATTGTTATGCTTAGAGATACGAGGACCATACGATTGTCAAACAATGGTATGACGACAGTGTCACTACCGTATCGCAACGTTAAATAATGGATATAAATAAAGCCCGGAATTACGCCCTGCGGCTGTTGGCGCTGCGCGGCCGCTCGGTCAAGGACATCAGGGACAAGCTCAAGGCCAGGGCGGCCTCCCCGGCGGATATTGATCTGGTGATAGATGATCTGCTGTCGCTGGGGCTTTTGGACGATGAGAAATTCGCCCGGGACTGGATCGAGAACCGGCAGCACTTCCGGCCCACCGGCGTGGTCCGTTTGCGGCAGGAGCTTTTTGCCAAGGGGATAGACCGGGAGATAGTTGACCAGGCCATCCGGGAGTATAAAAGCAATGTGGACGAGTTCCCTGCGGCCCTGGACCTGGCCCGGAGAAAGATGAAGCTTTACCGCAAGCTGGACGCCGACACTGCCAGGCGTCGCTTGGCTGGGTTTCTGGCTCGCCGGGGGTACGAGGGCTCGGTAGTATCCAAGGTCTTGAAGACATTGCTGAAGGAAAATATTTTAGAATGATCCAAACTACCATCCGGCGCTGGCTCAAGCTAATGACTGCAGTGCGGGACGCCGATGCAGATTCGGTGGAACGCTACACGCCGGGCGAGGAGACCACCAACGCTATCCTGCACGGGGTGGGGCTGGGGCTGGCCATTGCGGCCCTGGTGGTATTGGTGGTGCTGGCCAGCCTGTCCGGGAACGCCTGGCACATAGTCAGCTTTAGCATCTACGGCGCGACCCTGGTGTTGCTTTATTTATCGTCGACTCTGTATCACGGTTTTTACGCTGGGCGGGCTAAGCAATTGTTCCGGATCTTTGACCACTCGGCAATATTTCTTCTGATAGCCGGGACCTACACCCCGATCGCGCTGATCACCCTGCATGGCCGGCTGGGCTGGACGGTGTTCGGCGTGGTGTGGGGCATAGCGGCGGCAGGAATAGTGGGCAAGGCTTTTTGGGCGAATCGTTTTGCGGTGCTGTCCACGTTATTATACCTGGCGATGGGTTGGATAGTGGTGATCGTGGCCAAACCACTGCTGACGAACCTCAACACAGCCAGCCTGGTGTTCCTGGGGGTGGGAGGGCTGTTCTACACGCTGGGGACGGTGTTCTACCTGTGGCGCAAGTTAAAGTTCCACCACGCCATCTGGCACCTATTCGTGCTGGCCGGGAGCATCTGTCACTTTTTTACCATACTGTTTTTGCTGCCGAAATAAAGAGGATAATGAAATAGGGTGCTGATTGTGGTAATTTCTAATTATAGATATCTTAGATTTCGTTCCTAACTATTATTTTATGCTTTATAAATTAACATGCGCAATCACATAATAAATAAATACGGCGCTTATGTGCCAGACAAAGCTACGTTGTCATTCTTAAAGTTTACTTCCGAATTAGGAATTTGTGAATTATTGATGGTATACATTAATATTGCCGAGGAACTTTTATCTACAAATAATGAATTTGTTGTTGAAAGATTAACCCGGATATACCAGGATCAAGAAAATGAACTGTCGAATGAATTAGTGAAATTATTAACAAAAAACGGTGCAGAAAGTTTTACCCAAAGTAAATCATATGAGCATTACTTTTGTCAAATGGCGTTTAGTAGATCAATAGATAACCTGATAACTTATTTTAAAGACATACTTGCTGAAGTGATTAATATAAAGCCAGAAATACTTAAATCAAACGAAACGATCAATTATGAATTTGTTCTTAGTTTTGATGATATTAATGAATTAAAAAATGCCTTAGCAGAAAAGAAAATTGAGGAGCTTTTCTATGGCGGTGTTATAAATATAAAAAATTATTTTGAAAAACGTTTAGGTGTAATTCTATTTGACAAACAAGATGCATTTGATCAAATTAATTACATAATAAAAATACGTAATTTAATTGTGCATAATAGGGGTATGGTTAATAGTGAATTCAAAAAGGAATTTCCGTTGGTGTCGCAGAAGGTAGGTGATTCCTATAGTTTCAAGTATGAAGAAATATCTAAACTTAATTTAGATATACAAAATTTCATAGCATATACTGATGACAAAATTGGATCAAAATTTAATTTGCCGTTGTTGGATAATCTGCCCGGGTGATTTTTGACTAGTGTGAAATGCTGAAAGCGAAATATCGGTAACAAAACCAGTACTATTTAGTCCGATTGATCCGTAGCACAAAATAAAATAAAAACATTCAAACCCATGCAAACATCAAATCAAATACGTCAATCATTCCTGGATTTCTTCAAATCCAAAGGCCACACCATCGTGCCGTCCGATTCGGTGGTGCCGTCGGACGATACCACCTTGTTGTTCACCAACGCCGGAATGAACCAGTTCAAGAAGATCTTCCTGGGGCTGGAGGACCGGGGCTACAAGCGGGCGGCCGACAGCCAGAAGGTCTTGCGGGTCTCCGGCAAACATAACGACCTGGAGGAGGTGGGCCGGGACCATACCCATCACACCTTCTTCGAGATGCTGGGCAACTGGTCCTTCGGCGACTATTACAAGAAGGAGGCCATCTCCTGGGCCTGGGAACTGCTGACCGGGGTCTGGAAACTGCCCAAGGACAAACTGTACGCCACGGTCTACGTCAACGACGAAGAGGCTTATAATTTTTGGAAGACCTTGACCGATATGGAGCCTTCGCACATCAGCCGTCACGGCGAGAAGGATAATTTCTGGGAGATGGGCGAGACCGGCCCCTGCGTGCCGTGCTCCGAGATCCACATGGACATGGGCCAGGGCAGCTGTCCCAAGGAGGGAAAGGACGGCCACATATGCGGGGTCAACGTTGATGGTTGCGGGCGTTTTGTGGAGATCTGGAACTTGGTGTTCATCCAGTACG
This window encodes:
- a CDS encoding RnfABCDGE type electron transport complex subunit D, which translates into the protein MFNVSLWPHIRTRFDWKQLGFRRFIALLPLAGFGLYLWGWGLASSLLLSLFLGLVWHIYALKKGRRKRTDFWFVNDAILINLMMPAGIGCLIPAGLTVVCGMLRTYVRDREYAYPLNFPLVLALLVLAAGNYFGGETSLNNFIGRGAVFSGRLYFLSGWLPVGLTVLFSFLFLNRLYKWRILLAGLLMPLTFLYLQYRAYGGLEIFQLSWMVNLFLFSLGVLGADHMSTPARHWGQYWYGMLCGILIFLFSLKGLMLEGILFAPVIAGLATPLLDKLGGVALRPAETFNLPGDSGV
- the recA gene encoding recombinase RecA, coding for MAEGEKAKALDLAVSQIEKQFGKGAIMKWGSRDAGVNVEVISTGSISLDYALGVGGVPRGRVVEIYGPEASGKTTLALSIVAQAQKNGGTAAYIDAEHALDSKYARAMGVDVDNLLISQPDTGEDALEITETLVRSNAMDVIVIDSVAALVPKAEIEGDMGDSHMGLQARLMSQALRKLTAVANRSKTCIVFINQIRMKIGVMFGNPETTPGGLALKFHSSVRMDIRRIETIKQGDQMIGNRVRVKVVKNKMAPPFRNTEFEIIFGEGISYAGDLMDLAVENNVIEKAGAWFSYQGERLGQGRDNIKTMLKQNPDLLQKIEIELKAKLNQPAGQKTEDKDPEKEEKEEPKKRGRK
- a CDS encoding recombination regulator RecX gives rise to the protein MDINKARNYALRLLALRGRSVKDIRDKLKARAASPADIDLVIDDLLSLGLLDDEKFARDWIENRQHFRPTGVVRLRQELFAKGIDREIVDQAIREYKSNVDEFPAALDLARRKMKLYRKLDADTARRRLAGFLARRGYEGSVVSKVLKTLLKENILE
- a CDS encoding hemolysin III family protein; the encoded protein is MTAVRDADADSVERYTPGEETTNAILHGVGLGLAIAALVVLVVLASLSGNAWHIVSFSIYGATLVLLYLSSTLYHGFYAGRAKQLFRIFDHSAIFLLIAGTYTPIALITLHGRLGWTVFGVVWGIAAAGIVGKAFWANRFAVLSTLLYLAMGWIVVIVAKPLLTNLNTASLVFLGVGGLFYTLGTVFYLWRKLKFHHAIWHLFVLAGSICHFFTILFLLPK